One genomic window of Candidatus Kuenenia stuttgartiensis includes the following:
- a CDS encoding reverse transcriptase domain-containing protein, translating to MLKYHSLRDKVFSLKNLYAAFKHVKKNKGKAGLDRVSIKQFESNLDVNIMSIHQELKTAIYNPAPVLRVYIPKGRHDKRPLGIPIVKDRIVQQAFRQIIEPIFEKGFSDNSFGFRPDRCCHDAIKRLEQYKQERVYQRP from the coding sequence ATGCTTAAGTATCATTCATTAAGAGACAAGGTGTTTAGTCTGAAAAACCTTTATGCTGCTTTCAAACACGTAAAGAAGAATAAAGGCAAAGCTGGTCTTGACAGGGTAAGTATTAAGCAATTTGAGTCCAATCTTGATGTGAATATCATGAGTATCCATCAGGAACTCAAGACTGCCATATACAACCCTGCGCCTGTCCTGCGGGTATACATCCCCAAAGGCAGGCATGACAAGAGACCTCTTGGCATTCCCATTGTTAAGGACAGGATTGTACAGCAGGCATTCAGGCAAATCATAGAGCCAATATTTGAGAAAGGATTCTCAGATAACAGCTTTGGATTTCGCCCTGACAGATGCTGTCACGATGCTATCAAACGGCTTGAACAGTATAAGCAGGAAAGGGTATACCAGCGTCCTTGA
- a CDS encoding MOSC domain-containing protein gives MGKLLGIALKKASREPMIIVNEAHVTINDGIENDYKGSIKKRQITVLTHEAWDEACADIKKILPWTNRRANLFIEGVSLVDTKDTFLRVGDVVLKINGKTTPCWRMDEIAHGLMGSLESFWRCGVKCSVIKGGKISIGDDVTICQTAEITGIAEE, from the coding sequence ATGGGAAAACTACTTGGTATTGCTTTAAAAAAGGCTTCACGCGAGCCAATGATTATCGTTAACGAGGCGCATGTTACTATTAACGATGGTATTGAAAACGATTATAAAGGAAGTATTAAAAAAAGACAAATCACGGTATTGACACATGAAGCATGGGACGAAGCATGTGCCGACATAAAGAAGATATTGCCCTGGACAAACAGAAGGGCGAATTTGTTTATAGAAGGGGTGTCTCTTGTTGATACGAAAGATACTTTCCTGCGCGTAGGAGATGTTGTTTTGAAAATAAATGGAAAGACAACGCCGTGCTGGCGCATGGATGAGATTGCGCATGGGTTAATGGGTTCTCTGGAATCGTTTTGGCGTTGTGGGGTAAAATGCAGTGTGATAAAAGGGGGAAAAATTTCCATTGGCGACGATGTAACGATCTGCCAAACAGCAGAAATCACAGGAATTGCAGAAGAATAG
- a CDS encoding cobyric acid synthase, which yields MKNKSIMIQGTGSHVGKSILVCALCRILKQDGFSVAPFKAQNMALNSFVTKEGKEMGRAQVAQAEAAKTEPVVEMNPILLKPTGDCGSQVIVMGKPVGNMTAKEYYQKKGELVSVIQDAYTALQRQFDIIVIEGAGSPAEINLKDGDIVNMGMAKMASAPVLLVTDIDRGGAFAWIVGTMELLNTDERERVKGIVFNKFRGDKNILKPGLEMLEGRIKRPVIGVVPYLHNLNIDDEDSVSLESYKNNNNGAEKRCLDIVAIKLPRISNFTDFNALAQEDDVNMRLVDNADEIGKPDMLIIPGTKNTIGDLHFLKERGIFNKIITLSNSGTMIVGICGGYQMMGKQINDPYHVESQADGAQGLCLVNSITTFETSKQTFQVRAKVGAYKPFAGMQEDIQGYEIHMGRTRFEDANTCTPFARIIERAGKQVDIPDGCISHDGNIMGTYIHGIFDNDGFRSGLLFYLKQKKGVHATKTSSIKTQKTKDDNYNALAEAVRENINMNMLYDILQIP from the coding sequence ATGAAAAACAAATCAATAATGATACAGGGCACCGGTTCTCACGTAGGAAAAAGTATTCTTGTATGTGCCTTGTGCCGGATATTAAAACAGGATGGTTTTAGCGTGGCCCCCTTTAAGGCGCAAAACATGGCGCTGAATTCTTTTGTGACAAAAGAGGGTAAAGAAATGGGGCGTGCACAGGTAGCGCAGGCAGAGGCGGCAAAAACAGAGCCTGTGGTTGAAATGAATCCTATTCTTTTAAAACCTACGGGAGATTGTGGTTCCCAGGTTATTGTTATGGGAAAACCCGTTGGGAATATGACGGCAAAAGAATATTATCAAAAAAAGGGAGAGTTGGTTTCGGTCATACAGGATGCCTACACTGCCTTACAACGGCAATTTGATATTATCGTTATAGAAGGGGCGGGAAGCCCGGCGGAAATAAACCTGAAAGACGGCGATATTGTTAACATGGGAATGGCGAAAATGGCCTCTGCCCCGGTATTGCTCGTTACGGATATAGACAGAGGAGGGGCATTTGCCTGGATAGTGGGAACAATGGAACTGCTGAATACAGATGAAAGAGAAAGGGTGAAAGGCATTGTCTTTAATAAATTCCGGGGGGATAAAAATATATTGAAACCGGGTCTGGAAATGCTTGAGGGACGCATCAAACGGCCCGTCATCGGCGTAGTGCCATATCTCCATAATCTTAACATTGACGATGAAGATTCCGTTTCACTCGAAAGCTATAAGAACAATAACAATGGGGCAGAAAAGAGATGTTTGGATATTGTAGCGATTAAACTGCCCCGCATATCGAATTTCACAGATTTTAACGCACTGGCGCAGGAAGACGATGTAAACATGAGGCTTGTGGATAATGCGGATGAGATTGGCAAGCCGGATATGCTCATTATCCCCGGCACGAAAAATACCATAGGCGATTTGCATTTTTTGAAGGAAAGAGGTATTTTCAACAAAATCATAACCCTTTCAAATAGCGGAACAATGATTGTTGGTATCTGTGGCGGCTATCAAATGATGGGGAAACAGATTAATGATCCCTATCATGTTGAATCGCAAGCGGACGGTGCGCAAGGTTTGTGTTTAGTTAACAGCATTACTACTTTTGAAACATCAAAACAAACGTTTCAGGTAAGAGCAAAGGTTGGGGCGTATAAACCATTCGCCGGCATGCAGGAGGACATTCAGGGGTATGAAATTCATATGGGAAGAACACGATTTGAAGACGCGAACACCTGTACGCCATTTGCAAGGATTATTGAACGGGCGGGCAAACAGGTTGATATCCCGGATGGGTGCATATCCCACGATGGAAATATTATGGGAACATACATACACGGGATTTTCGATAACGACGGGTTTCGTTCGGGACTCTTATTTTATCTGAAACAAAAAAAAGGCGTTCATGCCACAAAAACCTCTTCCATAAAGACCCAAAAGACAAAAGACGACAATTACAATGCATTGGCAGAGGCGGTCAGGGAAAATATAAATATGAATATGTTATATGATATATTGCAGATTCCATAG